A genomic segment from Micromonospora echinaurantiaca encodes:
- a CDS encoding PPOX class F420-dependent oxidoreductase, with amino-acid sequence MRGIIRVIAALLGLSAVVTGVWALVAPGSFSAAVNFPEHRHFVHDVGAFQLGIGATLLLALIWADGLAVALAGYLVGAVAHTASHIMDRDLGGATGQTALIAVFALVAAGALMLRWRELGSVLGRVEPDAAPPWAGFTRQKTVALTSYRRDGTPVATPVSIAVAGERAYVRSFERAWKTRRIGANPAVTVAASTGRGRPTGPALPATARRLTGAEYAAAARALRRKYPLLHGMLVPLAHRLGRRRTGRTVHFELRAD; translated from the coding sequence ATGAGAGGCATCATTCGCGTCATCGCCGCCCTGCTCGGTCTGTCCGCGGTCGTGACCGGGGTGTGGGCGCTGGTCGCACCGGGCTCGTTCAGCGCGGCGGTCAACTTCCCGGAGCACCGGCACTTCGTCCACGACGTCGGCGCCTTCCAACTCGGCATCGGTGCCACCCTGCTGCTGGCGCTGATCTGGGCGGACGGGCTGGCGGTCGCGCTCGCCGGCTACCTGGTCGGGGCGGTCGCGCACACCGCCTCGCACATCATGGACCGGGACCTCGGCGGAGCCACCGGGCAGACCGCGCTGATCGCCGTCTTCGCGCTGGTGGCCGCCGGGGCCCTGATGTTGCGGTGGCGTGAACTCGGTTCGGTGCTCGGCCGGGTCGAGCCGGACGCGGCACCGCCGTGGGCCGGGTTCACCCGGCAGAAGACTGTCGCGCTGACCAGCTACCGTCGCGACGGCACCCCGGTCGCTACCCCGGTGAGCATCGCCGTCGCCGGCGAGCGGGCCTACGTGCGCAGCTTCGAACGAGCCTGGAAGACCCGGCGGATCGGGGCCAACCCGGCCGTCACCGTGGCCGCGTCGACGGGGCGCGGCCGGCCGACCGGCCCGGCGCTGCCGGCCACCGCCCGGCGGCTCACCGGCGCGGAGTACGCCGCGGCCGCCCGCGCGCTGCGCCGCAAGTACCCGCTGCTGCACGGGATGCTCGTACCGCTGGCGCACCGGCTCGGCCGGCGGCGCACCGGCCGTACCGTCCACTTCGAACTGCGCGCCGATTGA
- a CDS encoding MarR family winged helix-turn-helix transcriptional regulator, with amino-acid sequence MVDRLGGAVGELHRALRRRAVQRAGRVALPDAQVEVLRLVQRQPGVSVREAAERLGTAPNTVSTLVGELTGAGLLHRERDPADRRSVRLELTDAARERIAAYGLHRRELLAAALSELDESDRAAVLAAGSALGRLADRIASQH; translated from the coding sequence ATGGTCGATCGCCTCGGCGGGGCCGTCGGCGAGCTGCACCGGGCGCTGCGCCGGCGAGCCGTCCAGCGGGCCGGCCGGGTCGCTCTGCCGGACGCCCAGGTGGAGGTGCTCCGGCTGGTGCAGCGGCAGCCGGGGGTCAGCGTCCGGGAGGCCGCCGAGCGGCTGGGCACCGCGCCGAACACGGTCAGCACGCTGGTCGGCGAGCTGACCGGGGCCGGCCTGCTGCACCGGGAACGGGACCCGGCCGACCGGCGCAGCGTCCGGCTGGAGTTGACCGACGCGGCCCGGGAGCGGATCGCCGCGTACGGGCTGCACCGGCGCGAGCTGCTCGCCGCCGCGCTGTCCGAACTGGACGAATCTGACCGGGCCGCAGTGCTGGCCGCCGGGTCGGCGCTGGGCCGGCTCGCCGACCGGATTGCCAGCCAGCACTGA
- a CDS encoding LLM class flavin-dependent oxidoreductase produces the protein MPRFAVGLPNVGPFADAATLVELAVAAEERGWDGVFLWDHLLYHDPDWPVVNPVVVTAAIAARTARIRLGVLVTALPRRRVQIVARETATLDTLSGGRLVFGAGIGSMDREYAAFGEDPDLQGRGRRLDESLEQLAALWSGQEVPLPSGERVRMLPTPVQRPRIPVWCAGRWPNRPGFRRSARWDGFMATFRDAGREIPVPVEDFADAVRFVAAERGSLDGFDVVLEGWTTPQNAERIVAPYVDAGLTWWVEAMGWWRGGVDAARDRILAGPPR, from the coding sequence ATGCCCCGCTTCGCTGTCGGTCTACCGAACGTCGGGCCCTTCGCCGACGCCGCGACTCTGGTCGAGCTGGCCGTCGCGGCCGAGGAACGGGGTTGGGACGGCGTCTTCCTTTGGGACCACCTGCTCTACCACGATCCGGATTGGCCGGTGGTGAACCCGGTCGTGGTGACGGCCGCGATCGCCGCCCGTACGGCCCGGATCCGGCTCGGGGTGCTGGTGACCGCGCTGCCCCGGCGGCGGGTGCAGATCGTGGCGCGGGAGACCGCCACCCTGGACACCCTCTCCGGCGGTCGGCTCGTCTTCGGCGCGGGCATCGGGTCGATGGACCGCGAGTACGCGGCCTTCGGCGAGGATCCCGACCTGCAGGGGCGCGGCCGGCGCCTGGACGAGTCGCTGGAGCAGCTCGCCGCGCTCTGGTCGGGCCAGGAGGTGCCCCTGCCGTCGGGCGAGCGGGTGCGGATGCTGCCGACCCCGGTGCAGCGCCCCCGCATCCCCGTCTGGTGCGCCGGCCGCTGGCCCAACCGTCCCGGCTTCCGCCGCTCCGCCCGGTGGGACGGGTTCATGGCGACCTTCCGCGACGCCGGCCGGGAGATCCCCGTGCCGGTCGAGGACTTCGCCGACGCGGTCCGGTTCGTCGCCGCCGAGCGGGGCTCGCTGGACGGCTTCGACGTCGTCCTCGAGGGCTGGACGACGCCGCAGAACGCCGAACGGATCGTCGCGCCGTACGTCGACGCCGGGTTGACCTGGTGGGTCGAGGCGATGGGCTGGTGGCGCGGCGGCGTCGACGCCGCCCGGGACCGCATCCTGGCCGGTCCGCCCCGCTGA
- a CDS encoding WapI family immunity protein, translating into MEIRSDDGARVRIRPVGYQPGVEPPVHPAEGWDDWLLVETDARTADGQAWSHLEPCLTVAEAAALTGWLRWRAESALTPGAPPAVVRFTEPNLTFRSRVIRRRRVELVVEFSYESLPPWMPRRPLSAVYPLALTVSADALATAAEQWAGEVEAYPRRVVS; encoded by the coding sequence ATGGAGATCCGCTCCGACGACGGCGCCCGGGTGAGGATCCGCCCGGTCGGCTACCAGCCGGGCGTCGAGCCGCCGGTCCACCCCGCCGAGGGCTGGGACGACTGGCTGCTCGTGGAGACGGACGCCCGTACCGCTGACGGGCAGGCGTGGTCGCACCTGGAGCCCTGCCTGACCGTGGCCGAGGCGGCGGCGCTGACCGGCTGGCTGCGGTGGCGGGCCGAGTCCGCGCTGACTCCGGGGGCGCCGCCGGCGGTGGTGCGGTTCACCGAGCCGAACCTGACCTTCCGGAGCCGGGTCATCCGGCGCCGGCGGGTGGAACTGGTGGTCGAGTTCTCCTACGAGTCGCTGCCCCCGTGGATGCCGCGACGCCCGCTCAGCGCGGTGTATCCGCTGGCGCTGACGGTCTCGGCCGACGCGCTGGCCACGGCCGCCGAGCAGTGGGCGGGGGAGGTCGAGGCGTACCCCCGGCGGGTCGTGTCGTAG
- a CDS encoding multidrug effflux MFS transporter: MSHTTAPPVRPGERVAAPTGRAAAVLLVLLGTLTAFGPLSLDTYLPAFPEMTRDLAADQARIQLSLTTCLVGMALGQLVTGPLSDRWGRRRPVLAGVGAYALLSLACAAAPTADLLAAARFAQGFAGGMGVVVARAVVRDLYAGRDAAKYFSRLTLIFGIAPMAAPAFGSLVLRFGDWRTVFVALAVIGALLAAAVAWRLPETLPAARRSTGGLAATAAAGRALFTDRIFLGYALTQGLAFAGLFAYISGSSFVFQDVFGVSAAGFSVLFGVNALALVAVGQLNARLLDRFELRPLLMRALGVSVLAAAAVLAGALLDSLPLVAVALFAFVGSLGMVTPNGTALALDRHAAHAGTAAALLGAIQSVVGALAAPLVGLGGEGSALPMAVVIAGAAVASLTTVRTLARPRFPR, encoded by the coding sequence ATGTCGCACACCACCGCGCCGCCCGTACGCCCGGGCGAGCGCGTCGCCGCGCCGACCGGCCGGGCCGCCGCCGTGCTGCTGGTGCTGCTCGGCACGCTCACCGCGTTCGGCCCGCTCTCCCTGGACACCTACCTGCCGGCGTTCCCCGAGATGACCCGCGACCTGGCCGCCGACCAGGCGCGGATCCAGCTCTCGCTGACCACCTGCCTGGTCGGCATGGCCCTCGGCCAACTGGTCACCGGCCCGCTCAGCGACCGCTGGGGGCGCCGCCGCCCGGTGCTCGCCGGCGTCGGCGCGTACGCCCTGCTGTCGCTGGCCTGCGCGGCCGCGCCGACCGCGGACCTGCTGGCCGCGGCGCGATTCGCGCAGGGGTTCGCCGGTGGGATGGGCGTGGTCGTGGCCCGCGCCGTCGTCCGCGACCTCTACGCCGGCCGGGACGCCGCGAAGTACTTCTCCCGGCTCACCCTGATCTTCGGCATCGCCCCGATGGCCGCCCCGGCCTTCGGCAGCCTGGTGCTGCGCTTCGGCGACTGGCGTACCGTCTTCGTCGCGCTCGCGGTGATCGGCGCGCTGCTCGCCGCCGCCGTCGCGTGGCGGCTGCCCGAGACGCTGCCCGCCGCGCGGCGCAGCACCGGCGGCCTCGCCGCCACGGCCGCCGCCGGCCGCGCGCTCTTCACCGACCGGATCTTCCTCGGGTACGCGCTGACCCAGGGCCTCGCCTTCGCCGGGCTGTTCGCCTACATCTCCGGGTCGTCCTTCGTCTTCCAGGACGTCTTCGGCGTCTCCGCCGCCGGGTTCAGCGTGCTCTTCGGCGTCAACGCGCTCGCCCTGGTCGCGGTCGGCCAGCTCAACGCCCGGCTGCTCGACCGCTTCGAACTCCGCCCGCTGCTGATGCGCGCGCTGGGCGTGAGCGTGCTGGCCGCCGCCGCGGTGCTCGCCGGTGCGCTGCTGGACAGCCTGCCGCTGGTGGCGGTGGCGCTGTTCGCCTTCGTCGGGTCGCTCGGCATGGTCACGCCGAACGGCACCGCGCTGGCCCTGGACCGGCACGCCGCGCACGCCGGCACGGCCGCCGCGCTGCTCGGCGCGATCCAGTCGGTGGTCGGGGCGCTGGCGGCGCCGCTGGTCGGGCTGGGCGGCGAGGGCAGCGCGCTGCCGATGGCCGTGGTGATCGCCGGGGCGGCGGTCGCCTCCCTCACCACCGTCCGCACCCTGGCCCGCCCGCGTTTCCCACGCTGA
- a CDS encoding VOC family protein, translated as MEQRISLVTLGVADVARARTFYERLGWRGQEVEETVFFQAGGLALVLWGRAKLADDAGVDDPGDGFGGMTLAQNVRSRDEVDDLLAAAAAAGAEVTRPARETFYGGYAGCFADPDGHVWEIAWNPGFPLGPDGTITVPDFGG; from the coding sequence ATGGAGCAGCGGATCAGCCTGGTCACCCTCGGGGTCGCCGACGTGGCCCGGGCGCGGACCTTCTACGAGCGGCTCGGCTGGCGCGGCCAGGAGGTCGAGGAGACGGTCTTCTTCCAGGCCGGCGGGCTGGCGCTGGTGCTGTGGGGCCGGGCGAAGCTGGCCGACGACGCGGGCGTCGACGACCCCGGCGACGGGTTCGGCGGGATGACGCTGGCGCAGAACGTCCGCTCCCGCGACGAGGTGGACGACCTGCTCGCCGCGGCGGCGGCCGCCGGCGCCGAGGTGACCCGCCCGGCCCGGGAGACCTTCTACGGCGGGTACGCCGGGTGTTTCGCCGACCCGGACGGTCACGTCTGGGAGATCGCCTGGAATCCGGGCTTCCCGCTCGGCCCGGACGGCACCATCACCGTGCCCGACTTCGGCGGCTGA